CCAGCAAGCAGGTCGGCGAGATCGTGATGAAACACCTGGCTCCCTTGGACGAGGTGGCGTTTGTGCGATTTGCCAGCGTCTATCACGAGTTCGATAATCTGAACGACTTTGTCAAAGTCCTTTCGCTTCGCCAGCGGCCAAGCGACGTTGGCCCCTGATCAATCGACCATCTCAGTCGGGTAAAAACGGGTTTACGTAGTCCATTGAATCGCCGAAGCTGATTCCCATCGCACGAGCCGCCGCGACGGCTGAACTGTCGTGCGGCACGCGACGCAATTCTCCCACCGCTTGGGCGATCGGCACGCTGTCGATCTGGGGCGGTTGGTAACAGACCATCTCGCCAAACCGCTTTTGCATCACCAATCGCACCGCGTGGGCTCCGAGTTGCGTGGCGAGCACGCGGTCGAAGTTGGTGGGGCCGCCCCCCCGCTGCAAATGTCCCAGCACGACACAACGGATGTCCTGGTCGATCCGCTGGGCAAGTTGTTCGGTCAGTTCGACCCCGATTCCCCCCAGTCGCGTTTGGCGGCCGGTTTGTTCTGCTTCTCGGTTGACCGTTCCGCCGCCGGGCAATTCCGCTCCCTCGGCAACGACGATCAAGGTGAACTCCTTACCCATCCGCCGGCGGTCGTCGATCTTGGCGATGATACCCTCCAACGTCCAAGGAATCTCGGGGATCAGAATCACATCCCCACCCCCTGCGATTCCGGCGTGCAGCGCGATCCAGCCGGCGTGTCGTCCCATCACTTCCAAAACCATCACCCGATCGTGACTCGAAGCTGTGGTGTGCAGCCGGTCCAACGCATCGGTGGCACAGTTGACAGCGCTGTCGAATCCAAAGGTAAACGCCGTGCACGACAGGTCGTTATCGATTGTCTTGGGAACCCCCACCACGGGCAGCCCGGCGCGGTGCAGTTCCAGGGCGATCGAGAGGGAACCGTCGCCGCCGACGCAGATCAGCCCCTGCAGCTTCGTTTCTTCAAATGTCTGGCGAACCGCTTCGATCAGCGGCTCTGGCAAGGAGAGCTTGGTATCTTTGCCAACGGTCACGCCAAATCGACCTCGGTTGGTCGAACCGAGAATGGTTCCCCCTTGGACCAGGATCCCCGAGGTATTTTGCGGCGTCAGCACGCGATACCGAACCGGATCGACTAGCCCTTCAAAGCCTCCCACAAAACCGAGCGTTTCGAATCCCAGCCGGTAGGCCGACTTCACGACCCCGCGGATGACAGCGTTTAAGCCGGGACAGTCACCCCCCGAAGTTAAGATGCCGATGCGAGGGCGGGTAGAATCGTTTGTTGTGTCGCTGGGAGCGGGCATGTTGCAAATCCTGGGTGTCCAGTTCGTTTGGAACGATGGTGCAATTGTATCTGAACATAATCGCCCCTTCGACTCCGATCGGTCTCGGCGATTTTCGCGGTTGAAATGCAGAACCTCTTGTTATAATCGGATTACACACCGAGTTCCGGCACGACGCATCATCGCAGCTGGGGAAAATACCATGAAACAGCATCTCTCGACAGTCTTGTTGACGATGGCAGCCATTGGGGGAGGGAGCTTGGGATGTGGGGCCGGCACGGCGCCGGGAGATCCCGATCGGCCGCGCAAGACGGCTTATTCCCCTAACGAAATCGAAGACCTGAAGGCCGAAGGCGTGTCGGCCAGCGAGTTGCGAAATATGGGAATCGAGGTGGCCAGATGAGTCCCCCAGCCGAAGGCGATCGAATGATCTGGTGGAAATCGGGACGGGGCTCGGTCCACTTTGGGATAACGCGGACGCGACGACACTTCAGAGGTGTTCCTTCGGCAGCGTTCACTCTTGTCGAATTGTTAGTTGTGATCGCGGTGATCGGTGTCCTGGTCGGGCTGCTGTTGCCGGCGGTTCAGTCGGTCCGCGAGGCGGCGCGGCGGATGCAATGTTCCAACAATTTGAAACAACTGGGGCTGGCGGCGCACAATTATCACGATACGCATCGCTCCTTTCCTTCGGGGTGGATCAATCCCAAACCCTGGGATGCCGATCGCGATTGCTACGGTTGGGGAGCGTTGATCCTTCCCTTTGTCGAGGGAGGTGCCGCCGCGGACGCAGTCGATGCGGTCCGTGTCCCCTTCAATACAGCGCTCAACGATGCTGAAAAGCTGCGCGTCATGCGGATGAAACAGGAAGTCTTTCGGTGTCCCAGCGATATCGGTCCCGTCGAATCGAGCGATGGAGACCGTAAGCCGGCGGGAGCGTCGACGGCGGTTTCCAATTACGTCGGATCCAACAATATTGGCTGGGCCGAAGCGAGCGACAGCGGATCGGCCGGGGATGGTGGGCCTGGCAAGCATGGAATGTTTGTCGAAGACAAAGGGATCAAGTTTCGTGACGTCCGCGATGGGACCTCGAGCGTGTTCATGTTTGGGGAACGTCGCTGGCAATACAACGACGCGCATGATCGTTCGATTCAGGTCGCTGCAGCCGCCTTGGTCTATGGGCGTGAAACCAATGGCAGTCTGTCAGCCGAGGCAAGCGCGGTGATCGGGTTGGGAATCGTCAGGATGAATTACGACGGCGCGAAGAGCGGTGCCACGGGAGCACGACGCAAGAAGACTGGATTTTCCAGTCTACATCCCGGCGGTGCGATGTTTGTCTATGTCGACGGCAGCGTCCATTTCGTCGCTCAGAGCATCGAATTCACCGTCAAACCGATGTCCGATCCAACCAACCTCCACTACCTGGTGAACAATAACGAGGGGAACGGTCCCCCCGACGACGTCTATGAAAGGTTGATCGCCCGCGATGATGGCCAAGTGCTTGGGAAATACTGACTCTTTTCGTTGGCTCTAGCCGGGTTCATAAACGCAGCGTTTCGGGGTATCTATTAGGTAAGACCGAAGCGAGATCGTTCGATCGCCTGGTGGGTTCTCCCGCTCTGGGGGGCGGATGATTGATTCCGAAGTTCCGCCTTCGGTTCCGAACCCCTGCCAACTGAGTGTTCCCAACATGACTTGGATGCTGACCGACGATATCGTTGAAAAAACTGCTGGCATTTGGACGCTCCGTTCGCCGTTGGCTGCCCCGGACCAGGGCTGGCGGATCGATTGTGGAGATGCTGGCGAGGTAGACCAATTGTTGGCGATCGGCAGCTCCGTCCCGATGCCGGTTTTCCAAGAAGCCGATTCGCCCTTGGAGGATCTGGTCGTCCATTATCGACAAGCGCTCGAACCAGGAATCAGTCTCGACGTTCGCTATCAATTGTTGACCGTTTCGCCAGCGCGACTCGTATTGCAGGCGACCTATGCGGTTCAAACCCGGGCATTCGAGACCCATCCGGCGCTACAGATCGCGGTCCCTAAGCTGCAACAAACCGAGCTGGCAACGATCAATCGATCGCATATCGGTTCGTTTCATGTTGCCGTGGTGATGCAGGCTTGCGACGTCGCCCAGGCGAATTTGATCGACGACGGGAAGACCAGCCGGGTCAATTTTTACGGCGACTTTATGGAACGGGGCGTGATTCGCAAGTGTCGGCTGCGGATAATCCTTTCGCCGCTGAGCGAACAGGAATTGCAAGCCGACCAGGAATTGGAGGCCTTGTCGCGAGAACCGCTGCCACTTGTTTCGTAACGCTCAAATCGCGTTGACCTGCAGCATCGATGCAGCGCCCCAAGACGATTGAATCATCCATGGGTATTTGACATGCCGTGGTGTCGCAATAGAATAGAAGCTGTGGAGGAAACACCGAGCCAGTGGCGAACCATCGTTCGACTGCTCGTATTTCTGCCTCCGGTTGACTTTCAACCCCGACAGACCGGTCCTGATAGCCCCATTCTATATGCGGTTGGCTATCCGCTTTCGCCGGTTGTTGGAGGGGTACTTGTACCCATCTAATAACGCGAGAGCGAACGAATGACACAGTTACTTGGTATCGGTATGCCTGGATTGCCCGAAATGATGATCATTTTGGTGATCCTGTTGGTTCTTTTCGGTGGCGCCAAACTTCCTACCCTGATGCGGAACCTCGGCCGCAGCGCCAACGAATTCAAGCATGGCCTCAACGATCCAGTTTCGGAAGATTCCGATGCGGACAAGCCGAAAGAGTAGGTTTTTGCCGTTGCTTGAGCGTATTTAGCACGCTCTTGTTGCAAGCGTTTCTTATCGGTGGCGGATTCCCGCTGCCGATCGTTGGTCCGCGCAAATCCTTGAAGTGATCGGAAGACGCATGTTTGGTCTGAGTCCGTTTGAATTAATCCTGTTTGGCATTGTCGCTATTTTGCTGTTTGGCAGCAAATTGCCCGAGGTCGCCCGGTCGCTTGGGCAAAGTTACAACCAATTTCGCCGTGGCTTGTCCGATTTGCAGGGGCAATTCAAGATCAGCGAATTCACCAATCCAACTCCTTCCACGACAACCAAGTTGGAGGATTACGACGAGCCGGAATACAGCAAGCCGGTGGCACCGAAATTTACGCCCCCTCCCGCCAAAGCGACGGGCGAGGAGTAGCCGATTTGAATTGCTGGCAACAGCGTTGCTGTGGCTTCTCCCCAAGCTAAGCTCAAGTTTTCCACCGGTTGTACCGATAATGTAAGCGTTTCCGATTGGGAAGTTTTGCGTCGTGAGTCTCCGGTTTTCGTCGAATTGGACCGCTCCGGTAGCCACCAGATAGAAATCGAGCGGATGGGGCCGGGACTACAATTGCTGGCAATCACATCTGCGGTTGATCTCGCGTCGCAGGTTGGCAGCCTGGCCCGTGGCGCGGTCGGGAATTTTGCCGATTTGGTCACTCCACACGCTTCAGATGTGGCGTCGGAATCGACCGCAACGCCTTCGGATTCTTCTGCCGATCAGCTCAATCGAATTCATGCAGCGCTGGCCGATCATCTGCAGCGTTTGGGATTATCTGAGCAGACGCCGTTTCAGATCGAAGTTCAAGTCGATGGCGAGCTGCGGATTCAGGCCGATCACGCCGAGCGTTTAGGAATCGAAGATGCAATTCTCCGCGACGATGCACTCGTCGCTGAAATTCGGCAGTACGCCCAAAGGCAGTCCACCCCCAGCGAATCGTATTTTGTTCACTGGCCTCCGTTGGAACAGGCGGAGATGTTTCGCGGCTAACGGTTGGATAAAGCAGCGCCGGCACGAGCCGTCGATGTGGCAACGTTACCGACAGACAGGATGCGGATTAACGAGGGTTGCTACGGCGTTCCACACGTTGTTCACCCGCTTGCGTTTGGCTCGATTGCGCCGCCAGTCGTTGCAGATTCTGCCAGGCGTCGGCTGCATAATTCTCGGGAACGGTTTGGGGTTGGACCGCTTGGGCGGCGACAACTTCCGTTCCCTGTGGTGCGGCCGGTGCGGCCGGTGCGGCCGGTGCGACGGGAGCCGCATTGAATTTGCTGCCGGAATAGTCGGACCAGCGACGGCCGAAATTGTCTTTTCCCGCCCCCGGGGCGACTAAGAAGACCATGCCGGCACCAAACAATAGGCCGGCTGTGATCGATCCCATCAACAGCATCGTGTCGTTGGGGCCAACCGGACTATCGCCGCTTTGTACCGGACCCAGCGGCGAGATCAAATTGATCGACAACGCAGCTTGACGCGACGCTTCGGCTTCGTTCAGCGACGCTTCGGCGCGTTCGAGTAGGTTGGTACGGTGGCCAAAGTCGGATAACAGATTGCTGTACGTGGTTCGCATTTCCGCCAGTTCGTTCAAGCGATTGCTGAGTTCATCCTGCTTCTTCTGCAGTTTGGCAACTCGGTCCGAGGCGATGCGAATCTGCGGTTCCATCGATTCGATCGAAGCTTGGATCTCCTGGAGGATCTTGTCCAGGATCTCGCGCTGTGCGGTTTCGGCAGCCCGCATCTTGGGGTGGTTCGCAGTGTAAAGACTGCTCAACGAGGAGGCAGCCAGTTGCGCGTCGGTATACCCGTCCTTCAAGCGTTTCAGCGTCGGTTGGCTTGCCAACAATTCTCCGCCGGAGACCAGTAATTGATCTGGGTCGGCTTGCCCCCTTTTGAGCAACGCTTCCAGTTCTCGAAGCTTTTCCAGTTCCAGTTCGGCTTGCTGCGACTCTTTTTGAAGATCGGTGAGCACCCGCTGAGAGTTACCGCTACCGGCAAAGTTTTCAGTCAGCGAACGAAGTTCGCCTAGATCGCTACCGACACTGGTTTCCAACGCTTGCAATTTTTTGTTGGCTTCTTGGCGATGTTGCGCAGCGAGGTCGCGCGAGTGAGTCAATTCTTGGATGACGCCCGAGAAACGTTCGGCGCGAATATCACGCATCGCATCGGTCAGCGCCTCGCGGACATAATTGCACAACTTTTCGGCGCGCTCCTGACTCGATTCCCGAGTCTCGAGATAGATCACCTCGGTCGCGCCGAATTCGGATCCTTTGGGAGGACGAACGATGATCCGGCTCTTTGCGTCGTTGATGAACTTTTGTGACGGGCCGTTTTCGAGTTCCGCCAAGCTGGGATCCAGTCGGCTCATCGCTTCGAAGATGACATTTCGGTTGTTGGCAAGTTCCAAGACCGTTTCTTGCGCCGCTTTGAGATCGGTTTGGCTGGCAAACCGGCCCAAAAGGTCCTGTTCGCCATGGGCTTCATTGCGAATCACCAAAGATTGACTCGCAGAATAAGTGTCGACTCGAACGCGGGTATAAGCATACCCCAGGCCAGCAAACAGAATCGTTGCACCGGCCCATAGCGGGAGGTATGCGCGAATGGTGTGGAATAGATGACGCCACGCGATGGGGGCTGCGCTGCCTGACATGATTCTAAGCTCTTACGTTCAACCGATGGATATTCAAAGCGAGTGCATCGCAATTCAACTTCACACGTAATCCTAGGTTACAAATTGGGGGGATTCGATCTATAAAAATGGAGCTCGCCATCGTGGTTCTTATCGTGACCGTTGTGCGAATTATTCGAACTCTTTTGCCTCGGACCGCTTTGCACGATGGATGATCCCGAATTCGATGACGACTCCGGATCGGAGAGCCTTGGTTCTCCGGAGCGCTTCTTTCTCGCCGCCGTTGGGTTTGAAATTGCCCTCGGGATCGTGGCGGTGATCGTCGGCAAGTATTTTGGTCCGGTGGCCAATGGTTTTGTGCCTCCGCTGACCGATGCTTGGAGCATTCTTTGGGGAACGGGGTTGGGGGCGCTACTGGCTCTGCCGATGGTGGCCTTGGTTCAGGGGCTGCAGAAATTGAAATTTTCGCAGGTAGAAGAGATCAATCGCATGGGCCGCGATCGAATGCTACCACTGGTGAAAGAATTGACGACGTCCGAGCTTGCGATTCTGTCGATCTGTGCTGGCGTCGGCGAAGAAATGTTGTTTCGCGGCTGGCTGCAAACCCTGCTGACGGGGACCGAATCCCAATGGAATCCCATTTCAATACTGGTGGGGATATCCGTGGCCTCGCTTGCCTTTGGATTGGCTCACGCGATCACCAAACTTTATGTCGCCGTTGTCTTCGCGATGGGGATTTTGTTTGGGATCATGTTGGTGGCGACGGGAAACTTGCTGGTTCCAATCGCCGCACACGCGATGTTCGACTTTATTCAGTTGCGGCTGGCCGTTGGCGAATCCAAAAAGGAGGCGGACGAAGCCGAATCGCCGGTGGGAAAATAATAGGTGCTATGTCAGTAACCGGCGAATGTAGTCCTTAAACCCGTCCATTTGATTTGGGGGGGACTCAGGTCCCAAAATCATCGGTCCATCTTGATCGGCGGGATGAAGCCCATGGCTGCCACGAACGAGCGACGGATTTAGCGGAATGACGTCCATCTTGTAGCGCATTCCCAGTTTTTTCTGGGCTAATCGCCAAGCGGCCCGCGGTTTTGATGTCATGAATAATTCGCAAGGGTCGTATCCTGGTTTGCGATGAATGTCGACGCACCGAGCGAAATCGGGGGCCAGTGAATCATCCAGCCAATAATAATAGGCAAACCATGCGTCGGCATCCGACAACGCGATCAATTCACCGCTGCGAGGATGGTCCAACTGTAAATCGCCAGGTTCGACAACGCTGGCAATCCCATCGATCGATTCCAGTAACTTGCGGACTTCATCGACGACTGTTGGATCGTTGACATAAATGTGAGCCAGTTGGTGATCGGCCACCGCAAAAGCTCGCGATTCTCCCGGCATCAACATCTCGCCGAACGGTCCTTTCCGGACGCTCAACATCCCGGCCCGCCGCAAATGTTGATTGATCATTACCGCTTTGGTTACGGGAACCAAACCGTATTCGGAAACGACCACAACCTGGGCTCCGATATCCTCGGCTGCGTCGATCACCTTGCCCGCACATGCGTCCACTTCTGCCACGCGTTGTGGATCGTGTTGCGGATATTTTTGGTAGTCGTAATCGAGATGGGGCAGGTAGACCATCGAAAGCTGCGGTTTTTGCTTTCGCATTACCAGAGCTGTCGCTTGGGCGATCCATTGTGAGGAAGCGATTCCCGATCCCGGACCCCAGAAAGCGAAAAATGGAAACGGCCCCAAGTGTTTTGTCAGATCGCAATCGGTGAAGTCCAAAACGTCGAATGCCTTGGAACCATCACAGCCATAGTGCGGTTTGGGGGTGCAGCTCCAACGAACCGGCGCGGATTGGTTGAACCACCAAAACATCTTTGCCGTTTCAAAGCCCTCGTAGAGTTTCTCGCCTTGGATAATTCCGTTGTGTTGTTGCCAGAAACGAATTTCGGCCGTTTCGCGGAAATACCATCCATTGCCAACGATACCGTGCTCGCGCGGCATTGTTCCAGTCAACATCGTCGCTTGCGATGTGCAGGTGACCGCGGGAAGGGGGCTGCGCCAAGGGAGGGCGGATCCGAGCCGGGAAATTCGCGGCGCGTGAGCCGCCAGTCGTGGGGTCAGGCCAACGACATTAAGAATACAAACGCGATTCAATTTGCTAGATACCTGGGACTGCGGAGCTGAAACCAAACCGAATGAAGGTTTTGATCGTCCCTAAAGTATAGGTCAGCGGAGTCTCCTCAACACTCACCAAATCGTTGGGGGCAAGCCGCAGGTTCGCTGCGCCTCCCTTTTTCGCGTCCCGGATCGACGCCTCGATCACAACTTCGGAATCATCGGGGCGTTTCCGGATGATCTTTACCTTGTTCGCCAGCGATTCGCTCAACCCACCCGCCTGACTGATCGCGTCGAGCAGACGCATGTCGCCATCTTTGGGCATGAGAATCATATCGGATTGCCGAACCAGACCGGTAACGTTTACGAACCGCTCTGGTTTTTCGGAAATCATCACCACGCTTCCATCGACCAATTGAAGATGGCTTTGGGGAACTTCGTTCAACCGCATCAGATCCATTTCAAATTGATCGGGAACGGGGGGCGGAACCGCTTCGCCGGGATAGGAGACTTGGCGAGTTTGCGCCAAAGCAGCCAAGCGGGCACCGGTTCCAGGTGGATGACGAATCTGAGCGACGGTATTCGCATTCTCCGAGAAACCCTCGGCCATGCTGATCGCTGTCATCAAATCGCTCGCACCGACCGGCAATTCGTAGGTTTGTGGTTTGTTGACCGCGCCCAACACTGTCACTTGATTTGCGCGACGCTGTTCCATGCGAAGCGTGACGTTGGGTGAAACGTAAACGCCTCGCCGAACCGATTCGAACGCAAGGAGTTTTTCGGCATCGGTCAGCCGCATCCCGGCAACGGAAACTGGACCGACTAGCGGGACATTCAGCGAACCGTCCTCCGCCACCCGAATGGTCCATTCGGGGGCCTTTTCAGTTTCGATACCCGTTGCAATCGTCACAATCACCGCGTCACCGGGGGTGAGCCGGTCGGCAGGTTGGATCGACCCAGCGAGTGCCGTCATATTGATCTTATTGGCATTCACTGTACGTGGGGCCGCCAGCTGCTGCGGGAGACTCGCCGCTTGGTAATTCGCGGTCGAACTGCAACCTTGCAGGCTGAACAAAACAATCGAGGACGACAGAAAGAGAGCCACTGATTTCATAAAAATGGAGTCCGTTCCATTGAATGCATGCTGCTTCCGCAAACCAACGCGCTCGCCGCGATGTGAATCCCCGTATATAGGGTGAATTAACCGTCGAGCGAAACCCCGATCGAACAACCAACCGCAGATTTCTCTACGGATTCGAAAAAAAGCAATAGCACTTCGGTGCCGAAGCGTATCCCTGGCGTGCGGGGCAAGGCGATAGAGCCGAGGGGCCGCCACGGTGCCGCAGACGTGACGTCATCAAACGAAAAAAAGCCTGCTGAGCAAATCAATGCTCAGCAGGCTTTTTAAATAACCCGGCGATACCTACTTTCACGTTGGTATACACTATCATCGGCTCGAAAAGCTTAACTACTGTGTTCGGGATGGGAACAGGTGTGACCTTTTCGATATGGTCGCCGGAAAAGATTTGCTGCAGGTATTTCACCACAGCAAACCTGAATTCTGGTAATTGGTAGAAGATCATCTAGATCCGTGTCGTTGACAGGATCCTAAAACGTTGTTGCGAGTGCAAGATATCGATGGTCAAGCCTTCGTCCGTTAGTAC
Above is a genomic segment from Rosistilla ulvae containing:
- a CDS encoding 6-phosphofructokinase; this translates as MPAPSDTTNDSTRPRIGILTSGGDCPGLNAVIRGVVKSAYRLGFETLGFVGGFEGLVDPVRYRVLTPQNTSGILVQGGTILGSTNRGRFGVTVGKDTKLSLPEPLIEAVRQTFEETKLQGLICVGGDGSLSIALELHRAGLPVVGVPKTIDNDLSCTAFTFGFDSAVNCATDALDRLHTTASSHDRVMVLEVMGRHAGWIALHAGIAGGGDVILIPEIPWTLEGIIAKIDDRRRMGKEFTLIVVAEGAELPGGGTVNREAEQTGRQTRLGGIGVELTEQLAQRIDQDIRCVVLGHLQRGGGPTNFDRVLATQLGAHAVRLVMQKRFGEMVCYQPPQIDSVPIAQAVGELRRVPHDSSAVAAARAMGISFGDSMDYVNPFLPD
- a CDS encoding DUF1559 domain-containing protein, producing the protein MSPPAEGDRMIWWKSGRGSVHFGITRTRRHFRGVPSAAFTLVELLVVIAVIGVLVGLLLPAVQSVREAARRMQCSNNLKQLGLAAHNYHDTHRSFPSGWINPKPWDADRDCYGWGALILPFVEGGAAADAVDAVRVPFNTALNDAEKLRVMRMKQEVFRCPSDIGPVESSDGDRKPAGASTAVSNYVGSNNIGWAEASDSGSAGDGGPGKHGMFVEDKGIKFRDVRDGTSSVFMFGERRWQYNDAHDRSIQVAAAALVYGRETNGSLSAEASAVIGLGIVRMNYDGAKSGATGARRKKTGFSSLHPGGAMFVYVDGSVHFVAQSIEFTVKPMSDPTNLHYLVNNNEGNGPPDDVYERLIARDDGQVLGKY
- the tatA gene encoding twin-arginine translocase TatA/TatE family subunit, producing MTQLLGIGMPGLPEMMIILVILLVLFGGAKLPTLMRNLGRSANEFKHGLNDPVSEDSDADKPKE
- a CDS encoding Sec-independent protein translocase subunit TatA/TatB translates to MFGLSPFELILFGIVAILLFGSKLPEVARSLGQSYNQFRRGLSDLQGQFKISEFTNPTPSTTTKLEDYDEPEYSKPVAPKFTPPPAKATGEE
- a CDS encoding GumC family protein, translated to MSGSAAPIAWRHLFHTIRAYLPLWAGATILFAGLGYAYTRVRVDTYSASQSLVIRNEAHGEQDLLGRFASQTDLKAAQETVLELANNRNVIFEAMSRLDPSLAELENGPSQKFINDAKSRIIVRPPKGSEFGATEVIYLETRESSQERAEKLCNYVREALTDAMRDIRAERFSGVIQELTHSRDLAAQHRQEANKKLQALETSVGSDLGELRSLTENFAGSGNSQRVLTDLQKESQQAELELEKLRELEALLKRGQADPDQLLVSGGELLASQPTLKRLKDGYTDAQLAASSLSSLYTANHPKMRAAETAQREILDKILQEIQASIESMEPQIRIASDRVAKLQKKQDELSNRLNELAEMRTTYSNLLSDFGHRTNLLERAEASLNEAEASRQAALSINLISPLGPVQSGDSPVGPNDTMLLMGSITAGLLFGAGMVFLVAPGAGKDNFGRRWSDYSGSKFNAAPVAPAAPAAPAAPQGTEVVAAQAVQPQTVPENYAADAWQNLQRLAAQSSQTQAGEQRVERRSNPR
- a CDS encoding CPBP family intramembrane glutamic endopeptidase; the encoded protein is MDDPEFDDDSGSESLGSPERFFLAAVGFEIALGIVAVIVGKYFGPVANGFVPPLTDAWSILWGTGLGALLALPMVALVQGLQKLKFSQVEEINRMGRDRMLPLVKELTTSELAILSICAGVGEEMLFRGWLQTLLTGTESQWNPISILVGISVASLAFGLAHAITKLYVAVVFAMGILFGIMLVATGNLLVPIAAHAMFDFIQLRLAVGESKKEADEAESPVGK
- a CDS encoding nucleotide pyrophosphatase/phosphodiesterase family protein, translated to MNRVCILNVVGLTPRLAAHAPRISRLGSALPWRSPLPAVTCTSQATMLTGTMPREHGIVGNGWYFRETAEIRFWQQHNGIIQGEKLYEGFETAKMFWWFNQSAPVRWSCTPKPHYGCDGSKAFDVLDFTDCDLTKHLGPFPFFAFWGPGSGIASSQWIAQATALVMRKQKPQLSMVYLPHLDYDYQKYPQHDPQRVAEVDACAGKVIDAAEDIGAQVVVVSEYGLVPVTKAVMINQHLRRAGMLSVRKGPFGEMLMPGESRAFAVADHQLAHIYVNDPTVVDEVRKLLESIDGIASVVEPGDLQLDHPRSGELIALSDADAWFAYYYWLDDSLAPDFARCVDIHRKPGYDPCELFMTSKPRAAWRLAQKKLGMRYKMDVIPLNPSLVRGSHGLHPADQDGPMILGPESPPNQMDGFKDYIRRLLT
- a CDS encoding SLBB domain-containing protein, with protein sequence MTALAGSIQPADRLTPGDAVIVTIATGIETEKAPEWTIRVAEDGSLNVPLVGPVSVAGMRLTDAEKLLAFESVRRGVYVSPNVTLRMEQRRANQVTVLGAVNKPQTYELPVGASDLMTAISMAEGFSENANTVAQIRHPPGTGARLAALAQTRQVSYPGEAVPPPVPDQFEMDLMRLNEVPQSHLQLVDGSVVMISEKPERFVNVTGLVRQSDMILMPKDGDMRLLDAISQAGGLSESLANKVKIIRKRPDDSEVVIEASIRDAKKGGAANLRLAPNDLVSVEETPLTYTLGTIKTFIRFGFSSAVPGI